One genomic segment of Desulfomicrobium sp. ZS1 includes these proteins:
- the cobA gene encoding uroporphyrinogen-III C-methyltransferase has product MAKAYLIGAGPGDPGLITVKGQRLLQECEVVIYDYLASKTFLSLCRPDAEIIYVGKKGGDHTLPQDQINDLIVAKVKEGKNVARLKGGDPYIFGRGAEEAEELLEAGLEFEVVPGVTSAVAGAAYAGIPLTHRKYASSVSLITGHEDPTKPDSAHNWPALATAASTLCFYMGVKNLPYISAKLIENGMRPDMPAALVRWGTTSEHQSWVSTIGEIAAMAEREGVKAPSMLVVGEVVQLHDTLNWFEKLPLHGKGVVVTRAREQASGLKDTLEGLGAACYEFPTITIMPLEDYAPVREAIDRLADYDWAIFTSVNGVRHFWNQLELVGKDARAFGGMQIAAIGPATAEALLERGIRPDFIPPKYVAESVVEGLLERGVAGKKVLIPRAKVAREVLPEELAKVAAQVDVLPVYETVLTQEDGAEIIELLEKGRLHYLTFSSSSTVENFFALVPADSLRPFVSKGLKICCIGPVTAKTLSDYGFTPDIMPEDYTIPALVEALVKG; this is encoded by the coding sequence ATGGCCAAAGCATATCTCATCGGCGCGGGTCCCGGCGACCCGGGTCTTATCACGGTCAAGGGCCAGCGCCTCCTGCAGGAGTGCGAGGTCGTTATTTACGATTACCTGGCCAGCAAGACCTTTTTGTCCCTGTGCCGCCCCGACGCCGAGATCATCTATGTCGGCAAGAAGGGCGGTGACCATACCCTGCCCCAGGACCAGATCAACGATCTTATCGTGGCCAAGGTCAAGGAAGGCAAAAACGTGGCCCGCTTGAAGGGCGGCGACCCCTACATTTTCGGGCGCGGAGCCGAAGAGGCCGAGGAACTTCTCGAAGCCGGGCTCGAATTCGAGGTCGTGCCCGGAGTGACTTCGGCCGTGGCGGGCGCGGCCTACGCGGGCATCCCGCTCACGCATCGAAAATACGCTTCTTCCGTGTCGCTGATCACCGGCCACGAAGATCCGACCAAGCCTGATTCCGCCCACAATTGGCCCGCCCTGGCCACCGCGGCCAGTACCCTGTGCTTCTACATGGGGGTTAAGAATCTGCCGTATATTTCGGCCAAGCTGATCGAAAACGGGATGCGCCCGGACATGCCCGCCGCCCTGGTGCGCTGGGGCACAACAAGCGAGCACCAGTCCTGGGTCTCGACCATTGGTGAGATCGCGGCCATGGCCGAGCGTGAAGGGGTGAAGGCCCCGTCCATGCTGGTCGTGGGCGAGGTGGTGCAATTGCACGACACCCTGAACTGGTTTGAGAAGCTGCCCCTGCACGGCAAAGGCGTGGTCGTGACCCGCGCCCGCGAGCAGGCCAGCGGTTTGAAAGACACCCTGGAGGGCCTCGGCGCGGCCTGCTACGAATTTCCGACCATCACCATCATGCCCCTGGAAGACTACGCGCCGGTTCGCGAAGCCATCGACAGGCTCGCAGACTATGATTGGGCAATTTTCACCTCCGTCAACGGCGTGCGGCATTTTTGGAACCAGCTCGAACTCGTTGGTAAGGACGCCCGGGCTTTTGGCGGCATGCAGATCGCGGCCATCGGACCGGCCACGGCCGAGGCTTTGCTCGAGCGCGGCATCCGCCCCGATTTCATTCCGCCCAAATACGTGGCCGAGTCCGTGGTCGAGGGACTGCTGGAGCGCGGCGTGGCCGGCAAGAAGGTCCTCATCCCCCGCGCCAAGGTCGCCCGTGAGGTGTTGCCCGAAGAGCTGGCCAAGGTCGCGGCGCAGGTGGACGTATTGCCCGTCTATGAAACCGTGCTGACCCAGGAGGACGGAGCCGAGATCATCGAACTTCTCGAAAAGGGCAGGCTCCATTACCTGACCTTCTCCAGTTCCTCCACGGTGGAGAACTTCTTTGCTCTGGTCCCGGCGGACAGCCTGCGCCCCTTTGTCAGCAAAGGGCTCAAGATCTGTTGTATCGGACCCGTGACTGCCAAGACCTTGAGCGACTACGGCTTCACCCCGGACATCATGCCTGAGGATTACACCATCCCGGCCCTGGTCGAAGCCTTGGTGAAAGGATAA
- the purN gene encoding phosphoribosylglycinamide formyltransferase, giving the protein MAIALGVLVSGSGSNLQAIIDRVGDGSLDADIRIVIANKPDAQGLERARKAGITTACVRHDEFPERERFDRELVRLLQEAKVRLVALAGFMRILTPVFLTPFAGRVVNIHPALLPACPGLRAQEQQAGHGVRLAGCTVHFVDEEMDHGPIIIQAAVPAYADDDEATLGARILEMEHRIYPQALQWIAQDRVQVVGRQVVVRGASRTMGALWANPPLERPFDS; this is encoded by the coding sequence ATGGCCATCGCGCTTGGCGTCCTCGTTTCCGGTTCCGGTTCCAACCTGCAGGCCATCATCGACAGGGTGGGCGACGGCAGCCTTGACGCGGACATCCGCATCGTCATCGCCAACAAACCCGACGCGCAGGGACTTGAGCGCGCGCGGAAGGCGGGCATCACCACGGCCTGCGTGCGTCATGACGAGTTTCCCGAGCGCGAGCGCTTCGACCGCGAACTGGTCCGGCTGCTGCAAGAGGCAAAGGTCAGGCTCGTTGCCCTGGCCGGGTTCATGCGCATCCTGACGCCCGTGTTCTTGACGCCCTTTGCCGGACGCGTGGTCAATATTCATCCGGCCTTGCTCCCGGCCTGTCCGGGTCTGCGCGCCCAGGAGCAGCAGGCCGGGCACGGGGTGCGGCTGGCCGGGTGCACCGTACATTTCGTGGATGAAGAGATGGACCACGGCCCGATCATCATCCAGGCCGCCGTGCCCGCCTACGCGGACGACGATGAGGCCACGCTCGGCGCACGCATCCTTGAGATGGAACACCGCATCTATCCCCAGGCCCTGCAATGGATCGCACAGGACCGGGTGCAGGTCGTCGGACGGCAGGTTGTGGTGCGCGGCGCGTCCAGAACCATGGGCGCGCTGTGGGCCAATCCGCCTTTGGAAAGGCCTTTTGATTCCTGA
- the amrA gene encoding AmmeMemoRadiSam system protein A: protein MNTFELVLTDEEKRFCKDLVIWVIRQHLSQTSEARPVLESTTLSAELGAFVTLKRGGRLRGCIGNIVGSGPLVATIERMAGAAAFEDPRFPPLTAGELDDLEIEVSVMGPLTPCPDPELIEVGRHGLYIRKSIHSGLLLPQVATEWGWDRETFLDQTCVKAGLPKGTWRKPKTEIWWFEAVIF, encoded by the coding sequence ATGAACACATTCGAGCTGGTTTTGACAGACGAGGAAAAGCGTTTTTGCAAGGACCTCGTGATCTGGGTCATCCGGCAGCATCTCAGTCAGACTTCCGAGGCCAGACCCGTTCTCGAGTCCACGACCTTGAGCGCAGAACTGGGCGCTTTTGTGACCTTGAAGCGGGGCGGGCGGCTACGCGGCTGCATCGGCAATATTGTCGGTAGCGGCCCGCTGGTCGCTACCATCGAGCGCATGGCCGGAGCAGCGGCTTTCGAGGACCCGCGATTTCCTCCGCTCACGGCCGGGGAGCTTGACGACCTTGAGATCGAGGTCTCGGTCATGGGGCCGTTGACCCCCTGCCCTGACCCGGAGTTGATCGAGGTCGGCCGGCATGGGCTTTATATCCGCAAATCCATACATTCCGGTCTGCTGCTGCCGCAGGTGGCCACGGAGTGGGGCTGGGACCGCGAAACGTTTCTGGATCAGACCTGCGTCAAGGCCGGATTGCCTAAAGGCACCTGGCGCAAACCAAAGACGGAGATTTGGTGGTTTGAAGCCGTCATTTTTTAA
- a CDS encoding peptidylprolyl isomerase, whose protein sequence is MRTFIFTLILVCLCSFSAFAEGTKVSLTTSKGIIVIELDEAKAPVSAQNFLTYVNEGFYDGTVFHRVIKGFMIQGGGMDTAMHQKRGHAPIKNEADNGLKNDTYTVAMARTGEVDSATSQFFINTADNAFLNHGTRDFGYAVFGRVVAGKRVVDMIEAVSTGSKGMHSDVPLEPVIIEKAEVMK, encoded by the coding sequence ATGCGTACGTTTATTTTCACTTTGATTCTGGTTTGTCTGTGTTCGTTCTCAGCCTTTGCGGAAGGGACCAAAGTCTCCTTGACCACCAGCAAGGGCATCATCGTCATCGAACTCGATGAGGCCAAGGCTCCGGTCTCGGCGCAGAATTTTCTGACCTATGTGAACGAGGGCTTTTATGACGGGACGGTTTTTCACCGCGTCATCAAGGGCTTCATGATCCAGGGCGGCGGCATGGACACTGCCATGCACCAGAAACGCGGCCACGCGCCCATCAAGAACGAGGCCGACAACGGACTCAAAAACGACACGTACACTGTCGCCATGGCCCGCACGGGCGAGGTTGATTCCGCCACCTCCCAGTTTTTCATCAACACGGCGGACAACGCCTTCCTGAATCACGGCACTCGTGATTTCGGGTACGCGGTCTTCGGCAGGGTCGTCGCGGGCAAGCGGGTGGTGGATATGATCGAGGCCGTGAGCACTGGTTCCAAGGGCATGCATTCGGATGTGCCGCTGGAGCCGGTGATCATCGAAAAGGCCGAAGTGATGAAGTGA
- a CDS encoding TRAP transporter large permease, translating to MEFVLLFVFLGLTALGVPVAFALCLAAATILHFFMNMPLVMVSQMMYAGIDSFSFMAVPFFMLAGAFMSAGGVTGRLVNFSQALVGSFTGGLAQAVAVSGMFFAAISGSSAATTAALGSTMVNEMEKKGYTREWATGIVAAGGTVGIVIPPSITLVVYGVIADTSIGDLFVGGFLPGILMGLSMMLVSWYLAKKNGIKAEGTFSVPALWTSFKDSFFALMTPVIIIGGIYGGIFTPTEAAAVAAVYGIFVGMFIYKELKFKDFPKIIFQAVIGTTIIMFLVGAANVFGWLLTNLQIPHHVGAFVASLTSSPLLFLLAMNVLLLFIGTMVNASAAVVILTPIFLPVAKSLGIDPLFFGVLMVCNLAIGCITPPVGLDLFVASAITKVPLEKVMKASLPYLYALLASLLLLTFFPRIITILPDLLR from the coding sequence ATGGAATTCGTACTCCTCTTCGTCTTTCTTGGCCTGACCGCGCTCGGCGTGCCCGTGGCCTTCGCCCTCTGCCTGGCCGCCGCGACCATCCTCCACTTTTTCATGAACATGCCTCTCGTCATGGTTTCCCAGATGATGTACGCGGGCATCGATTCCTTTTCCTTCATGGCCGTGCCCTTCTTCATGCTCGCCGGGGCCTTCATGTCCGCAGGCGGCGTGACCGGACGACTGGTCAATTTTTCCCAGGCCCTGGTCGGATCGTTCACTGGCGGCCTGGCCCAGGCCGTGGCCGTGTCAGGCATGTTCTTCGCCGCCATCTCCGGCTCCTCTGCGGCCACCACCGCCGCCCTGGGCTCGACCATGGTCAATGAGATGGAAAAGAAGGGCTACACCCGGGAATGGGCCACGGGCATCGTCGCCGCTGGCGGCACCGTGGGCATCGTCATCCCACCGTCCATCACTCTGGTCGTGTACGGCGTCATCGCCGACACCTCCATCGGCGATCTCTTCGTGGGCGGGTTCCTGCCCGGCATCCTCATGGGGCTGTCCATGATGCTGGTCAGCTGGTACCTGGCCAAAAAGAACGGGATCAAGGCCGAAGGAACGTTTTCCGTGCCGGCCCTGTGGACCTCGTTCAAAGACTCCTTCTTCGCCCTCATGACCCCGGTCATCATCATCGGTGGCATCTACGGCGGCATCTTCACCCCGACCGAAGCCGCGGCCGTGGCCGCCGTGTACGGCATCTTCGTCGGCATGTTCATCTACAAGGAACTCAAATTCAAGGATTTCCCCAAGATCATCTTCCAGGCCGTCATCGGCACGACGATCATCATGTTCCTGGTCGGCGCGGCCAACGTCTTCGGCTGGCTCCTGACCAACCTCCAGATTCCCCACCACGTCGGAGCCTTCGTAGCCAGCCTGACCTCATCGCCGCTCCTTTTCCTGCTGGCCATGAACGTGCTGTTGCTGTTCATCGGAACCATGGTCAACGCCTCGGCCGCCGTGGTCATCCTGACCCCCATCTTCCTACCGGTGGCCAAGAGCCTGGGCATCGATCCGCTCTTCTTCGGCGTGCTTATGGTCTGCAACCTGGCCATCGGCTGCATCACGCCGCCCGTGGGCCTGGATCTCTTCGTGGCCAGCGCCATCACCAAGGTGCCCCTGGAAAAAGTTATGAAAGCCTCCCTGCCCTATCTCTACGCGCTGCTGGCGAGCCTGCTCCTGCTGACCTTCTTCCCGCGCATCATCACCATCCTGCCTGATCTGCTGCGCTAG